The proteins below come from a single Xenopus tropicalis strain Nigerian chromosome 9, UCB_Xtro_10.0, whole genome shotgun sequence genomic window:
- the LOC108648794 gene encoding olfactory receptor 5V1 produces MEEGNATQVEVFVLLGFSHLPHLRLILICIFSFLYACTLLENGLMVLLIKHNHRLHNPMYFFLANLSAIDLFLSSAIVPKMIRDLVSGEGLISLRGCIIQLFFFALLAGAECLFLSLMAFDRYVAICNPLHYINIISHETCFKLISGVWVLSFLCSLLHTMFTYNIVFCGPNKINHFFCDFLPLFQLACSDITPNLIIVYVSDFLNGMCNFLIILSSYISIITTILRITSQKGRLKAFSTCASHLTVIFLYYGTLISTYFHPLRSFLESKDRTASLIYTMVTPALNPLIYSLRNNDVKKALKIYFAKV; encoded by the coding sequence ATGGAAGAAGGAAATGCTACCCAAGTTGAGGTGTTTGTCCTTCTTGGCTTCTCGCATCTCCCTCACCTTCGGCTCATCCTAATCTGCATCTTCTCGTTCCTCTACGCCTGCACACTGCTTGAAAACGGTCTTATGGTTCTCCTCATTAAACATAACCACCGACTCCACAACCCAATGTATTTCTTTTTGGCCAACCTCTCTGCCATTGACCTCTTTTTATCATCAGCTATAGTGCCAAAAATGATAAGGGACCTTGTTTCAGGAGAAGGACTTATATCTTTACGTGGTTGTATTATCCAGCTGTTTTTCTTTGCCCTGTTGGCAGGGGCAGAATGCCTTTTTCTTTCTCTTATGGCTTTTGACCGTTATGTCGCCATCTGTAACCCCCTTCATTACATAAACATAATAAGCCACGAGACATGCTTTAAGCTGATAAGTGGGGTATGGGTTCTGTCTTTCCTCTGTTCTCTACTGCACACAATGTTCACGTACAACATAGTCTTCTGTGGTCCTAACAAGATCAATCACTTCTTCTGTGATTTTCTCCCACTTTTCCAACTCGCCTGCTCTGATATAACGCCTAATCTAATCATTGTTTATGTATCAGACTTTCTCAACGGAATGTGCAATTTTTTGATAATTCTTAGCTCCTACATTAGTATTATAACTACAATATTAAGAATAACATCTCAGAAAGGAAGGCTGAAAGCTTTCTCTACATGTGCTTCACATCTGACGGTGATCTTTCTGTATTATGGCACACTTATCTCCACCTATTTCCATCCTCTTCGTAGCTTTTTAGAATCCAAAGACAGAACAGCATCTCTAATCTATACCATGGTAACACCAGCATTAAATCCACTCATATACAGTCTCCGGAACAATGATGTGAAGAAGGCACTTAAAATCTACTTTGCGAAAGTCTGA
- the LOC100485541 gene encoding olfactory receptor 5V1-like produces the protein MEQHNATSVDTFILLGFSHIPHLRLFLICIFSYLYVFTLLWNSLIILLIINDSQLHTPMYFFLANLSFIDVISPSITMPKMITDLVSKKGVIPYRSCIAQLCLLLTCVATESNVLSIMAFDRYVAICKPLQYTKIMSYKMCSKLAVGSWLIGSFFSIMLSLLTNSLDFCGPNEINHFFCDILPLFSLACSDITLSVTLLYASDIINGIINFVVILSSYVSIANAIKKIKSQEGRKKAILTCSSHIMVVCMYYGTTIVTYLHTIKSYSESKDRTAAIIYTTVTPLLNPLIYSLRNNDVKKALKKVFSNRYPK, from the coding sequence ATGGAACAACACAATGCTACTTCTGTGGACACATTTATTCTTCTTGGCTTCTCCCACATTCCTCATCTTCGACTCTTCCTCATCTGCATCTTCTCGTACCTCTATGTTTTCACATTACTGTGGAACAGCCTCATCATCCTGCTCATTATAAATGACTCCCAACTTCACACTCCAATGTATTTCTTCCTGGCAAACCTCTCCTTCATAGACGTGATTTCCCCGTCAATCACGATGCCCAAAATGATTACGGATCTGGTCTCCAAGAAAGGCGTTATACCTTATCGCTCCTGCATTGCCCAACTGTGCCTTTTACTTACATGTGTGGCAACAGAATCCAACGTACTCTCCATCATGGCTTTTGACCGGTATGTTGCCATTTGTAAACCTCTTCAATACACAAAAATAATGAGCTACAAAATGTGCAGTAAGTTGGCAGTTGGGTCATGGCTGATAGGGAGCTTCTTCTCCATCATGCTGTCTTTGCTCACCAACAGCCTTGATTTCTGTGGCCCAAACGAGATCAACCACTTCTTCTGTGACATTCTCCCACTTTTTTCTCTCGCCTGTTCTGACATTACCTTGAGTGTAACATTGCTGTATGCGTCTGACATTATCAACGGGATCATTAATTTCGTGGTTATTCTCAGCTCCTACGTTAGCATTGCAAATGCCATCAAGAAAATTAAATCCCAAGAAGGGAGGAAGAAAGCAATCTTAACATGCAGCTCACACATTATGGTGGTGTGTATGTATTATGGCACAACCATTGTCACCTACCTACATACCATTAAGAGTTACTCTGAGTCGAAAGATAGAACAGCCGCTATTATCTACACGACAGTTACCCCGTTGCTCAACCCATTAATATATAGTCTTCGAAACAATGATGTGAAGAAGGCCCTAAAGAAAGTGTTTTCAAATAGATACCCGAAATAG
- the LOC100485695 gene encoding olfactory receptor 5V1-like — protein MEANFTHVEIFILLGFSHVPQLRLFLIPTFTLMYACTILGNSLIILLIREDHRLHTPMYFFLANLSTMDLLFTAVTVPKMIGDLISREGMISFRSCIAQLFLIIATGASESPLLSIMAVDRYVAICDPLHYKTIMSYKLCFRLASLSWVLGSLYSLINTIPTTKIYFCGPNEINHLFCDIIPLLQLACSDIALNVAFVYISFFFNGICNFFVILSSYVTIITAIMRIKSQEGRRKAFSTCASHLLVVIVYYTTLTGTYLQPMSSYSGSKDKTAAVIYTVVTPVLNPIIYSLRNNDVKKAVKYFFVKGV, from the coding sequence ATGGAAGCAAATTTTACGCACGTTGAGATCTTCATCCTTCTTGGCTTCTCCCATGTCCCTCAACTTCGCCTCTTCCTAATTCCTACCTTCACCCTCATGTATGCCTGCACAATCCTGGGGAACAGCCTCATCATTCTGCTCATCAGAGAGGACCATCggcttcacacccccatgtatttTTTCTTGGCCAACCTCTCCACGATGGACTTGTTGTTTACAGCCGTTACGGTCCCTAAAATGATTGGAGACCTTATTTCCAGGGAAGGAATGATATCGTTCCGTAGCTGCATTGCTCAACTCTTTTTAATAATCGCGACTGGGGCATCTGAATCCCCCCTTCTCTCCATCATGGCTGTTGACCGTTATGTTGCCATATGTGATCCACTTCATTATAAAACCATAATGAGCTACAAACTGTGCTTTAGGCTGGCAAGTCTTTCATGGGTGCTAGGGAGCTTATATTCTCTGATTAACACAATTCCCACTACCAAAATTTACTTTTGTGGTCCTAATGAGATTAATCATTTATTTTGTGATATTATCCCACTCCTTCAGCTTGCCTGCTCAGATATTGCTCTTAATGTTGCTTTTGTATAtatttcattcttctttaacGGTATATGTAACTTCTTTGTTATTCTCAGCTCTTACGTTACTATCATAACCGCCATAATGAGAATCAAGTCTCAGGAAGGAAGGAGGAAAGCATTTTCGACGTGCGCTTCACACCTACTGGTGGTTATTGTGTATTACACCACACTCACCGGTACTTATTTGCAGCCAATGAGCAGCTACTCAGGGTCCAAAGACAAGACGGCTGCCGTGATCTATACTGTGGTCACCCCGGTCCTAAATCCCATAATATACAGTTTGCGGAATAATGATGTAAAGAAggcagtgaagtattttttcgtAAAGGGCGTTTAG